Proteins encoded in a region of the Anabaena sp. PCC 7108 genome:
- a CDS encoding helicase-related protein, which translates to MTDTLTPTPGSIVSCRSRQWVVLPDENQDLIRLRPLSGHEEEMVGIYRQLNLENLAPATFPLPTADSIKDHTAAVLLMDAARHLLRSGAGPFRCLGRLSLRPRPYQLVPLLMALRLETVRLLIADDVGIGKTIEAGLIARELLDRGEVRRIAVLCPPHLCEQWQQELREKFHIDAVVVRSGTASKLERAIPNGSHVFSYYRHIIVSLDYAKAERRKASFITHCPDFVIVDEAHTCTRSGSKGTSQQQRHQLIQQIAQKQNRHLLLLSATPHSGIEESFLSLLGLLQPEFENLTLDKLTEPERDTLASHFIQRRRADVKLWLGNETPFPERKSDEEPYKLSKEYKQLFEEVYNFARGLVKTTTAEMSHAQRRGRYWSALALIRCVMSSPAAAVATLSRQVSKSSDESLLTDLDEDLMSSYVYDPTDQEQAVDAAPTVVIEQGKQSYGDADKRKLRTFIQSAAELQGNKDQKLQTCINYIQSLLANNYNPIIWCRYIATANYLANALKQKLEKKSGEQRGGRVSRLEATANPQGQIRVIAITGEQSEDEREIRLNELKSYPQRVLVATDCLSEGVNLQSHFSAVIHYDLPWNPNRLEQREGRIDRYGQVATQVKSCLLYGQDNPVDGAVLEVLIRKAVQIHKTLGITVPVPMDSTTVSEAVFKSLFDKSTDAQQLSLLDLLDEGESAVEQVHKQWDKAVEREKTSRTRFAQKAIKPTEVEQELMESDQIIGSEEDVFRFVKNACAKLNCALIEKKQGWLLPSIPNFLQPTLGNEKRLITFTTPAPFGVEYVGRNHPLVEGLARHIIEEALVNSPEPLAARCGFTTTDTVTKRTTLLLLRLRHLLTQKVSSRALAQGGDTLKRNHQLLGEECAVVGFTGPPSNPMWLTPEEAKALLEQANPVADAPAGLKKQEVEELLNRLDELQTDLELFAKERSHSLSQSHQRVRAITQEGKVQVIPQLPMDLLGVYILQPAKPKNSS; encoded by the coding sequence ATGACAGATACCTTAACCCCCACCCCAGGCTCTATAGTCAGTTGTCGCAGTCGGCAATGGGTAGTGCTGCCAGATGAAAATCAAGACCTGATCCGTCTCCGTCCTCTCAGTGGTCACGAAGAGGAAATGGTAGGGATTTATCGGCAGCTAAATTTAGAAAATCTAGCACCTGCAACCTTTCCCCTGCCTACTGCTGACAGTATTAAAGACCACACAGCAGCCGTGTTATTAATGGATGCAGCCCGGCATTTGTTACGGAGTGGGGCGGGTCCTTTTCGCTGCTTGGGTCGGTTGTCATTGCGTCCTCGTCCTTATCAGCTAGTTCCCCTGTTGATGGCACTGCGATTAGAAACAGTGAGATTATTGATTGCTGATGATGTGGGTATTGGTAAAACCATTGAAGCTGGTTTAATTGCCCGTGAGTTGTTAGATAGAGGCGAAGTGAGACGGATAGCGGTTTTATGTCCTCCTCACTTATGTGAGCAATGGCAGCAAGAATTAAGAGAAAAATTCCATATTGATGCGGTGGTAGTCCGTTCTGGTACAGCTTCCAAGTTAGAACGGGCAATACCTAACGGTTCTCATGTATTTAGTTATTATCGCCACATAATTGTTAGTCTGGACTATGCTAAGGCAGAACGCCGTAAAGCTAGTTTTATTACCCACTGTCCAGATTTTGTCATTGTGGATGAAGCACATACTTGTACCCGTTCTGGCAGTAAGGGTACATCCCAACAGCAACGACATCAATTAATTCAGCAGATTGCCCAAAAACAAAACCGCCACTTATTATTACTTTCGGCTACTCCCCATAGTGGAATTGAAGAATCTTTCCTGTCATTGTTAGGGTTACTCCAGCCAGAGTTTGAAAATTTAACGTTGGACAAACTGACAGAACCAGAACGAGATACATTAGCCAGTCATTTTATCCAACGACGACGGGCAGATGTGAAACTATGGTTAGGGAATGAAACGCCGTTTCCTGAACGCAAGTCAGACGAAGAACCCTACAAGTTATCCAAGGAATATAAACAGCTTTTTGAAGAAGTTTATAACTTTGCACGGGGTTTAGTCAAAACTACTACCGCAGAAATGAGCCATGCCCAACGCCGGGGGCGATATTGGTCGGCATTGGCATTAATTCGTTGTGTGATGTCTTCTCCGGCTGCGGCTGTGGCCACATTAAGCCGTCAAGTTAGTAAATCCAGTGACGAGAGTTTGCTGACTGATTTGGACGAAGATTTGATGAGTTCTTATGTTTATGATCCCACAGACCAGGAACAAGCTGTAGATGCTGCTCCCACTGTGGTAATAGAACAGGGAAAGCAAAGTTATGGGGATGCAGATAAACGCAAACTGCGGACTTTTATCCAATCTGCGGCAGAGTTACAGGGGAATAAAGACCAAAAATTACAAACTTGTATTAATTATATTCAATCCCTACTGGCAAATAATTACAACCCGATTATCTGGTGTCGCTACATTGCTACAGCTAATTATTTGGCAAATGCCCTGAAACAGAAATTAGAAAAGAAAAGTGGTGAGCAGCGCGGTGGGCGGGTTTCCCGACTTGAAGCGACTGCGAACCCGCAGGGTCAAATTCGGGTGATTGCCATTACAGGGGAACAGTCGGAAGATGAACGAGAAATTAGATTAAATGAGTTGAAATCCTATCCTCAAAGGGTGCTGGTTGCTACTGACTGTTTGAGTGAAGGGGTAAATTTACAGTCTCATTTTAGTGCGGTGATTCACTATGATTTACCTTGGAATCCTAACAGATTAGAACAACGAGAAGGACGCATTGACCGCTATGGACAGGTAGCAACTCAGGTAAAAAGTTGTTTACTCTATGGTCAGGATAATCCCGTAGATGGGGCAGTTTTAGAAGTGTTAATTCGTAAGGCAGTACAAATACATAAAACATTGGGTATTACTGTTCCTGTCCCAATGGATAGCACTACTGTTTCTGAAGCGGTGTTTAAATCTTTATTTGATAAGAGTACGGACGCGCAGCAGTTGTCATTATTGGATTTATTAGATGAGGGAGAATCAGCCGTTGAACAGGTGCATAAACAATGGGATAAGGCTGTAGAACGGGAAAAAACCAGCCGGACTCGCTTTGCACAAAAGGCAATTAAACCGACAGAAGTAGAACAGGAATTGATGGAATCTGATCAAATTATCGGTAGTGAAGAGGATGTATTCAGGTTTGTGAAAAATGCTTGTGCAAAGTTAAATTGTGCCTTGATTGAGAAAAAACAAGGATGGTTATTACCGTCAATTCCTAATTTTTTACAACCCACTTTAGGGAATGAAAAACGGTTAATTACTTTTACCACACCTGCACCGTTTGGGGTGGAATATGTAGGACGGAATCATCCTTTGGTGGAGGGTTTGGCGCGTCATATTATCGAAGAAGCTTTGGTTAATTCCCCAGAGCCTTTGGCGGCTAGGTGCGGGTTTACAACTACGGATACTGTAACTAAACGGACAACTTTATTGTTGTTAAGATTGCGACATTTGTTGACACAAAAAGTTAGTAGTCGGGCTTTAGCTCAAGGTGGGGATACGCTCAAGCGTAATCATCAACTGTTAGGAGAAGAATGTGCGGTAGTGGGATTTACCGGACCGCCCTCAAATCCGATGTGGTTAACACCAGAAGAAGCAAAAGCATTGTTAGAACAAGCTAACCCGGTGGCTGATGCTCCTGCGGGGCTGAAAAAACAGGAGGTAGAAGAGTTGTTGAATCGGTTAGATGAGTTGCAAACAGATTTAGAACTATTTGCCAAAGAGCGATCGCACTCCTTATCCCAATCCCATCAGCGTGTACGGGCAATTACTCAGGAGGGCAAGGTTCAGGTAATACCACAATTACCGATGGATTTGTTAGGTGTGTATATCTTACAGCCAGCAAAACCTAAGAATAGTTCGTAA
- a CDS encoding sacsin N-terminal ATP-binding-like domain-containing protein has product MAGYQIPPGTIVNNIKSLLRERYKQGFPIIKEIIQNANDGRATTLEFGIVKELGNSVQHPLLKIPALFFLNDGTFSKSDREAISCFGIDANAKDKGKIGKFGLGQKSIFHFCEAFFYIARSHDIQEGCGEFINPWANYDGFDSKRPEWGEICAEDRQIIEDYLIRQNLVKSQSSYFLLWIPLRQQMADERCILANYYNDAKSVESNLPEDMKMRIGQLLPLLRHIRNVRYWLEKDGGSLQPQFSVGLDSHNPCERCIYPNSQNEIIQPDEHDLQGKIIISADATGIRFAGKERILPANDFSLLLGQNPESVSNSFWDDLQQSSYWTKRVSINESAESESIPDKSIPHCAVVFTKQSPNNRNKAKLTLQWSVFLPLASDDSSPEGAEQEAYEVIDCEGEQDYTVFLHGYFFLDSGRKYIEGLQKIRTGGFIQKTPTNEDEMIAQWNYLLATKGTLKLLLPALENFTKIHSLSTQDISNVAQAFSRSHLFKSKVYKQSICSEYQWVFRIKPSRSAWELIPINANVKSLPSIPPNWEIFPALRDLAENHYLIHTGKPNLLSNETSLDWQEQEIIDFLKSLDLNLLFTQATNVNFFVNFLIQNKKIIGQSQIQTCLINLIREVFITIGIKKLQQEQFHEALKKIIALIHPEKRWKLKQVTFNEQAIQLVLSELYQLDIEQPLLIYELFEPTSAASSGSLSNEQVKSLLTRLSQLLTAETTQKVAKVIVEQILEQTNSLEIVLNLVSNLPLFFGYNHQHDKTYIYSYLGLQQFKQKYFLFRGDKRDYETAIATAVKAALPECNLIFIEPKISIILGKTSAFKAIPKFDSQSCLQLLATKPDLANSTQRANLLKELINYV; this is encoded by the coding sequence ATGGCAGGTTATCAAATTCCACCCGGAACAATTGTTAATAACATCAAAAGCCTATTACGGGAGAGATATAAGCAAGGGTTTCCTATCATTAAAGAAATAATTCAAAATGCTAATGATGGACGCGCCACAACCTTAGAATTTGGCATAGTCAAAGAACTGGGAAATTCAGTTCAGCATCCCCTATTAAAGATACCTGCGCTATTTTTCCTCAATGATGGGACATTTAGTAAATCTGACAGAGAAGCTATATCTTGCTTTGGTATTGATGCTAATGCCAAAGATAAAGGTAAAATTGGGAAATTTGGACTGGGACAAAAGAGTATTTTTCACTTTTGTGAAGCCTTCTTTTATATCGCTCGTTCTCATGATATTCAAGAAGGCTGTGGTGAATTTATTAATCCTTGGGCTAATTATGATGGATTCGATTCTAAGCGTCCAGAATGGGGGGAAATTTGTGCTGAAGATAGGCAGATTATAGAAGATTACTTGATTCGACAAAACTTAGTAAAATCTCAATCCAGTTACTTTCTGTTATGGATACCACTGCGTCAGCAAATGGCAGATGAACGTTGTATTTTGGCTAACTATTATAATGATGCCAAGTCAGTGGAATCCAATCTACCTGAAGATATGAAAATGAGGATTGGGCAATTATTACCATTGCTACGTCATATTAGAAATGTTAGATATTGGTTAGAAAAAGATGGTGGTTCTCTTCAGCCACAATTTTCTGTGGGTTTAGATAGCCATAATCCCTGTGAACGTTGCATTTATCCCAATTCACAAAATGAAATAATCCAGCCAGATGAACACGATTTGCAAGGTAAAATTATTATTAGTGCAGATGCAACAGGAATCCGGTTTGCAGGAAAAGAACGAATTTTACCAGCTAATGACTTTTCATTACTACTAGGTCAAAATCCAGAAAGCGTATCCAATAGTTTTTGGGATGATTTACAACAGTCATCTTATTGGACAAAAAGAGTATCAATTAATGAGTCAGCAGAATCAGAAAGTATACCTGATAAATCAATTCCTCATTGTGCCGTTGTTTTTACCAAGCAATCTCCAAACAATAGAAATAAAGCGAAATTAACACTACAATGGTCGGTTTTTCTACCTTTAGCAAGTGATGATTCTAGTCCAGAAGGAGCAGAACAAGAAGCCTATGAAGTAATTGATTGTGAAGGTGAGCAAGATTATACAGTTTTTCTACATGGTTATTTCTTCCTTGATTCTGGCAGAAAATATATTGAAGGATTACAAAAAATCCGCACTGGTGGATTTATCCAAAAAACTCCTACGAATGAAGATGAAATGATAGCTCAGTGGAATTATTTGCTGGCTACTAAAGGAACTTTAAAACTTTTGCTTCCTGCTCTTGAGAATTTTACTAAAATTCATAGTTTATCTACTCAAGATATATCTAACGTTGCTCAAGCATTTTCTCGTTCACACTTATTCAAAAGCAAAGTATATAAACAGAGTATTTGTAGCGAATATCAGTGGGTGTTTAGAATTAAACCATCTCGTAGTGCTTGGGAACTCATTCCAATCAATGCCAATGTGAAATCGCTGCCTAGTATTCCCCCTAATTGGGAAATCTTCCCGGCATTACGCGATTTAGCAGAAAATCATTATTTAATTCACACGGGAAAACCCAATCTTCTATCAAATGAAACATCTTTAGATTGGCAGGAACAAGAAATTATTGATTTCTTAAAATCGTTAGATTTAAATCTACTTTTTACTCAAGCTACAAATGTCAACTTCTTTGTAAATTTTTTAATCCAGAATAAAAAAATTATTGGACAATCTCAAATTCAAACCTGCTTAATAAATCTAATTAGAGAAGTATTTATAACCATTGGCATTAAAAAGCTTCAACAAGAGCAATTTCATGAAGCTCTTAAAAAGATAATTGCATTAATTCATCCTGAAAAAAGGTGGAAACTTAAACAAGTTACCTTTAATGAACAAGCTATACAACTTGTTTTAAGCGAATTATATCAGCTAGATATTGAGCAGCCACTATTAATTTATGAATTATTTGAGCCAACCTCTGCTGCTAGTAGTGGTTCTTTGAGCAATGAACAAGTCAAATCTCTTTTAACTCGTCTTAGTCAATTATTGACAGCAGAAACTACCCAGAAAGTAGCTAAAGTAATTGTTGAGCAAATTCTTGAGCAGACTAATTCACTAGAGATTGTTTTAAATCTTGTGTCAAATCTGCCATTATTCTTTGGTTACAATCATCAACACGATAAAACCTATATTTACTCATACTTAGGTTTACAGCAATTCAAGCAAAAATATTTCCTATTTCGAGGTGATAAAAGAGACTATGAAACAGCTATTGCTACTGCTGTAAAAGCAGCATTACCTGAATGTAATTTAATTTTCATAGAACCAAAAATTTCTATAATTTTAGGAAAAACTAGTGCTTTTAAAGCTATCCCTAAATTTGATTCTCAAAGTTGCTTACAGCTTTTAGCTACAAAACCAGATTTAGCTAATTCAACACAAAGAGCCAATTTATTAAAGGAGTTAATTAATTATGTCTAA